In Caproicibacterium amylolyticum, a genomic segment contains:
- a CDS encoding carbon-nitrogen hydrolase family protein: MKLALLQMAVGEQKQENLHHAWNMVKDAAQQGAQLAVLPEMFLCPYENESFVRSAEEAGGTAWQTLSRTAAENHIWLVGGSFPEKGGEHLYNTCFVFDPRGRQAARHRKMHLFDIDVEGRQSFRESDTFSAGNDVTVFDTEFGRIGVCICFDLRFPELAGLMTQRGAQMLVVPAAFNMTTGPVHWELLFRQRAVDNQLFTAGVAPARDEAASYVSYANSILCSPWGTVLARAGSDEACLLYDVDFSQNDAVRHQLPLLSAKRTDIYELCEKCK, translated from the coding sequence ATGAAACTGGCGCTGCTGCAAATGGCGGTTGGGGAACAAAAGCAGGAAAATCTGCATCACGCATGGAACATGGTGAAAGATGCGGCACAGCAGGGAGCACAGTTGGCGGTGCTGCCGGAAATGTTCCTTTGCCCCTACGAAAATGAAAGCTTTGTCCGTTCAGCGGAGGAAGCTGGTGGCACAGCCTGGCAGACGCTTTCGCGTACGGCGGCAGAAAACCACATTTGGCTTGTCGGCGGCAGCTTCCCAGAAAAAGGCGGGGAGCACCTTTACAACACCTGCTTTGTGTTTGACCCGCGGGGCAGGCAGGCGGCACGCCACCGGAAAATGCATTTGTTTGATATTGATGTGGAAGGCAGACAGTCATTTCGGGAATCTGACACGTTTTCTGCCGGAAATGATGTAACGGTATTTGATACGGAATTCGGCAGAATTGGTGTATGCATTTGTTTTGACCTGCGCTTTCCGGAACTTGCCGGGCTGATGACGCAGCGGGGAGCACAAATGCTAGTGGTGCCAGCAGCTTTTAATATGACAACCGGACCCGTGCACTGGGAGCTTTTGTTTCGCCAGCGTGCGGTGGACAATCAGCTTTTCACAGCGGGTGTGGCTCCGGCGCGGGATGAGGCGGCATCTTACGTTTCCTATGCAAATTCGATTTTGTGTTCACCATGGGGAACAGTTCTTGCACGTGCCGGTTCTGATGAAGCCTGCCTGCTTTATGATGTGGACTTTTCGCAGAATGATGCGGTTCGGCACCAACTGCCGCTACTTTCTGCCAAACGAACGGATATTTATGAACTGTGCGAAAAATGTAAATAA
- the asnS gene encoding asparagine--tRNA ligase produces the protein MERVKIAELYKNSEAFGTKTITVCGWVRSVRDSKTLGFIDLNDGSCFKGLQIVFEAEKVENFAEVAKYNVGAAICVKGELLLTPQAKQPFELHATEITLEGASTPDYPLQKKRHSVEYLRSIAHLRPRTNLFSAAFRVRSAAAYGIHKFFQEQGFVYAHTPLITASDCEGAGEMFRVTTLDPANPPRKEDGTVDFNEDFFQKPASLTVSGQLEAECMAMAFGQVYTFGPTFRAEKSYTQRHAAEFWMIEPEIAFAELEDVMELAEAMMKYVIRYVMDTCPQDLAFCNQFVDKGLLDRLQNVVDNDFARVTYTEAVEILKKHNDKFEYKVDWGTDLQTEHEKFLTEQIYKRPVFVTNYPAEIKAFYMRANEDDKTVAAVDLLVPGIGEIIGGSQREERLDVLETKMKKLGMNPEDYWWYLDLRRYGSTRHGGYGLGFERLIMYLTGIQNIRDVLPFPRTTGSAEF, from the coding sequence TTGGAACGGGTAAAAATTGCTGAACTCTATAAAAACAGCGAAGCGTTCGGCACAAAGACGATTACCGTCTGCGGCTGGGTACGCTCTGTGCGCGACAGCAAAACGCTTGGATTTATTGATTTGAATGACGGCAGCTGCTTTAAAGGGCTGCAAATTGTTTTTGAAGCGGAGAAAGTCGAAAATTTTGCAGAAGTCGCAAAATATAATGTAGGCGCGGCCATCTGTGTAAAAGGCGAACTGCTGCTGACCCCGCAGGCAAAGCAGCCGTTTGAGCTGCATGCCACGGAAATCACACTGGAGGGCGCTTCCACACCGGACTATCCGCTGCAGAAAAAGCGCCACAGTGTGGAGTATCTGCGCAGCATTGCACATCTGCGCCCGCGCACTAATTTGTTTTCTGCCGCGTTCCGCGTGCGTTCAGCAGCAGCATACGGCATTCACAAGTTCTTTCAGGAGCAGGGCTTTGTTTATGCGCATACTCCACTGATTACCGCCAGCGACTGCGAGGGCGCCGGTGAGATGTTCCGCGTGACAACGCTGGATCCTGCCAACCCGCCGCGCAAAGAAGACGGCACAGTGGACTTTAACGAGGACTTCTTCCAAAAGCCTGCGTCCCTGACAGTTTCCGGTCAGTTGGAAGCGGAGTGCATGGCAATGGCATTTGGCCAGGTTTACACCTTTGGCCCGACTTTCCGTGCAGAAAAATCCTACACACAGCGGCACGCAGCAGAATTTTGGATGATTGAGCCGGAAATCGCCTTTGCGGAGCTGGAAGACGTGATGGAACTTGCAGAAGCGATGATGAAGTATGTCATCCGTTACGTCATGGATACCTGCCCGCAGGATTTGGCTTTCTGCAATCAGTTTGTGGACAAGGGCCTGCTTGACCGCCTGCAGAATGTAGTGGACAATGACTTTGCACGTGTTACCTACACCGAAGCGGTGGAAATCCTGAAAAAACACAATGACAAGTTTGAATATAAAGTGGACTGGGGCACCGACCTGCAGACTGAACACGAAAAGTTCCTGACCGAGCAGATTTATAAGCGTCCAGTGTTTGTCACGAATTATCCGGCGGAAATCAAAGCTTTCTATATGCGTGCCAATGAGGACGATAAGACTGTTGCCGCAGTTGACCTGCTAGTGCCCGGTATCGGCGAAATCATCGGCGGCAGCCAGCGCGAGGAGCGTCTGGATGTACTGGAAACGAAAATGAAAAAGTTGGGCATGAACCCGGAGGACTACTGGTGGTATCTTGACCTGCGCCGCTACGGCAGCACACGTCACGGCGGTTACGGCCTTGGTTTTGAGCGCCTGATTATGTATTTGACCGGCATCCAGAATATCCGTGACGTGCTCCCATTCCCACGCACAACCGGCAGCGCAGAGTTTTAA
- a CDS encoding preprotein translocase subunit SecD: MKRARKPVFFIVAILILAFTFVSISGVYSYKGDTKTTYVKGVGDIRWGIDIKGGVEATFSPESNGASVTKEQMDSAKSVIETRLVQNNITDYELYADYSQHKIITRFPWQSGETNFDPESAIKELAATSVLTFREGSEYTNTTTGSDGQPIHTTPKGTTASSIFLKGSDVKSARSGVTQDSSTGATQYVVELELTSDGGKKFADATKKVANAGSTLSIWMDDTMISSATVDKTKFGATGITGGKAEISGNFTSESATKLANQINSGALPFKLTVSSFSSISPTLGASSLQAMALAGIVGFILVCVFMIFVFRLPGVVAVISLCGQMALCFAAVSGFFPFMKSFTMTLPGIAGIILSIGMGVDANIITATRIKEELYAGKALDSAIKAGDDNSFWAIFDGNVTTILVSVILMLVFGPTNILSMIFGASTTGSIYSFGYTLLLGNIGNFIFGVFTSRVMTKSLSGFKPLRKKWLYGGAIHEAV; this comes from the coding sequence ATGAAGCGAGCACGAAAACCGGTCTTTTTCATCGTTGCAATCCTCATCTTGGCCTTTACGTTCGTTTCCATTTCGGGCGTCTACTCTTACAAAGGCGATACCAAGACGACCTATGTAAAAGGTGTCGGGGATATCAGATGGGGCATTGACATTAAAGGCGGTGTAGAGGCAACTTTTTCCCCTGAGTCAAACGGAGCAAGTGTGACAAAGGAGCAGATGGATTCCGCTAAATCCGTTATTGAAACACGGTTGGTACAGAACAACATTACCGACTACGAACTTTACGCGGATTACAGTCAGCACAAAATCATTACACGTTTTCCGTGGCAGAGCGGCGAAACAAACTTTGACCCGGAATCCGCCATCAAAGAACTGGCGGCTACATCCGTTCTGACCTTCCGCGAGGGAAGTGAGTATACCAACACCACTACCGGAAGTGATGGACAACCTATTCACACTACGCCAAAAGGCACTACAGCCAGCAGCATATTCCTCAAAGGCAGCGATGTAAAGTCTGCTCGCTCGGGTGTAACACAGGATTCTTCCACTGGTGCCACCCAGTATGTTGTGGAATTGGAACTGACATCTGACGGCGGGAAAAAGTTTGCGGATGCGACGAAAAAGGTTGCAAATGCAGGAAGCACGCTGTCTATCTGGATGGATGACACCATGATTTCCTCCGCAACAGTTGATAAAACTAAATTCGGTGCCACCGGCATTACTGGCGGCAAGGCGGAAATCAGCGGCAACTTTACTTCTGAATCCGCCACAAAGTTGGCAAACCAGATTAACTCCGGTGCGTTACCCTTTAAATTAACTGTCAGCAGTTTCAGCAGCATCAGCCCGACACTGGGTGCTTCCTCACTGCAGGCAATGGCATTGGCAGGCATTGTCGGCTTTATTCTGGTCTGCGTGTTCATGATCTTTGTTTTCCGTTTGCCCGGTGTGGTGGCGGTCATCTCTTTGTGCGGTCAGATGGCACTCTGTTTTGCAGCAGTGTCCGGATTCTTCCCGTTCATGAAGAGCTTTACAATGACGCTGCCGGGCATTGCCGGTATCATTTTGTCAATCGGCATGGGCGTGGATGCAAACATTATTACAGCTACGCGTATCAAAGAAGAACTGTACGCCGGCAAGGCATTGGACTCCGCAATTAAGGCTGGCGACGACAACAGCTTCTGGGCTATCTTTGACGGCAACGTGACCACAATTCTGGTTTCCGTTATTTTGATGCTGGTCTTTGGTCCAACAAATATTCTCTCCATGATTTTCGGCGCAAGTACAACTGGATCTATCTACTCATTCGGTTATACGTTGCTGCTCGGCAATATCGGCAAC
- a CDS encoding aminotransferase class I/II-fold pyridoxal phosphate-dependent enzyme codes for MLEFQKMSEKELQSLKAELTEKFEACKAQGLKLNMARGKPGADQLALSMGMLDALNSKSDMKASDGMDCRNYGEPDGLPEMRQLMGQLMGLPAENVIVGGNSSLNMMFDTVSCAMTHGLAGEKPWCQQGKLKFLCPAPGYDRHFAVTEYFGFELITVPMLSTGPDMDVVEKLTGSDASIKGIWCVPKYANPTGITFSDETVRRFAALKPAAPDFRIFWDNAYCVHELTDTPDVLLNLWEECRKNGNEDLPLFFASTSKITFPGAGIAAMGASEKNLNTLREHYKYQTIGPDKLNQLRHLSFLKNMDGIHAQMQKHRTLIAPKFEAVEKTFQEQLAGKGIAEWTKPNGGYFISVDVLNGCAKRTVALCKEAGVTLTGAGATYPYKKDPNDSNIRVAPTYPPLAEIKAAAELFCLCAQLAACEKLLEKA; via the coding sequence TTGTTGGAATTCCAGAAAATGTCCGAAAAAGAACTACAGAGTCTGAAAGCAGAACTTACAGAAAAATTTGAGGCGTGCAAAGCACAGGGCCTCAAGCTGAATATGGCGCGCGGTAAACCTGGCGCAGACCAGCTTGCCCTTTCTATGGGAATGCTTGATGCTCTGAATTCCAAGTCAGACATGAAAGCTTCTGACGGAATGGACTGCCGCAACTACGGTGAGCCGGACGGATTGCCGGAAATGCGGCAGCTGATGGGGCAGCTGATGGGTCTGCCGGCAGAGAATGTGATTGTTGGCGGTAATTCCAGCCTAAACATGATGTTTGACACCGTTTCCTGTGCGATGACCCATGGCTTGGCAGGTGAAAAGCCGTGGTGCCAGCAGGGAAAGCTCAAATTCCTCTGCCCGGCACCAGGCTATGACCGTCACTTTGCGGTAACAGAATATTTTGGTTTTGAGCTTATCACGGTTCCTATGCTGTCAACGGGGCCTGACATGGATGTAGTCGAGAAACTGACTGGCAGTGACGCTTCCATTAAGGGCATTTGGTGCGTACCGAAATATGCAAACCCGACCGGTATTACATTTTCGGATGAAACAGTGCGTCGGTTTGCGGCACTGAAGCCTGCAGCACCGGATTTTCGCATTTTCTGGGATAACGCCTACTGCGTGCATGAACTGACGGATACACCGGATGTGTTGCTGAATTTGTGGGAGGAATGCCGCAAAAACGGCAATGAGGATTTGCCGCTGTTCTTTGCTTCCACCAGCAAAATTACATTTCCGGGTGCCGGCATTGCAGCTATGGGCGCAAGTGAAAAAAACCTGAATACTCTGCGTGAACATTACAAATATCAGACGATTGGCCCGGATAAATTGAATCAGTTGCGGCATCTGTCATTCCTGAAAAACATGGACGGCATTCATGCACAGATGCAGAAGCATCGTACGCTGATTGCACCCAAGTTTGAAGCGGTGGAAAAGACTTTTCAGGAACAGCTGGCAGGGAAGGGCATTGCCGAATGGACGAAGCCAAACGGCGGCTATTTTATCAGTGTGGATGTGCTGAACGGCTGTGCAAAACGTACCGTTGCTCTGTGCAAAGAGGCTGGCGTTACCCTGACTGGCGCGGGTGCGACTTATCCTTATAAAAAAGACCCGAATGACAGCAACATTCGTGTGGCACCGACTTACCCGCCGCTGGCGGAGATAAAAGCGGCGGCGGAACTGTTTTGCCTTTGTGCACAGCTTGCCGCCTGCGAAAAACTGCTGGAGAAAGCATAA